The DNA window CAGGAAGACGAGGAGCTGATTCTGATGTGCTATCAGAGCCGGGATTTCCGCGAAGGCATGGATGCCTTTCTCAACAAACGGAAGCCGCAATGGACCGGCGAGTAATCGCAAGCAACCAACACTATCTCGGGAGAAACCATGGGCCCCCTGACCGGATTGAAGGTCGTCGACCTGACGCATGTGATGGCGGGCCCGACCTGTACGCTGATGCTCGCCGACATGGGCGCCGAGGTCATCAAGATCGAAAAAATCCCGGCAGGCGACGACACCCGCTACATGGTGCCTCCTAGGATCGGCGACGAGGCGGCATCGTTCCTGATGATGAACCGCAACAAGAAGGGTATTGCGCTGGACCTGAAGACCGCGGGCGGCGCCAAGGTCTTGCGGAGGCTGATCGGTTCGGCGGACGTGCTGGTGGAAAACTTCGGCCCCGGCGTGATGGACCGGCTTGGTTTCGGTTATGCGGAAATAGCCAAGGAACATCCGGCATTGATTTACTGCTCGCTGTCCGGCTTCGGACGCACCGGCCCCTACAAGCATCGCCGCGGCTTTGATCTAGTGGCGCAGGCGATGAGCGGCATCATGAGCTTTACCGGCGAAAAGCCCGACGGACCGCCGGTCAAATGCGGCGCGCCGCTGTCCGACATCACAGCGGGCATTCTCGCCGCCCTGGGCATTCTCGCCGCCTATACCCACCGGCTGAAAACCGGCAAGGGCCAATGGGTGGAAACCTCCCTGTTCGAGGCAGCCCTCGTTCAGACCTATTGGCAAGCAGCGATTGCGCTCGCGACCGGCGTGGCGCCGAAAGCGATGGGCTCGGCCCACCCGCTCAACGCTCCCTACCAGGCTTTCGAGGCCTCCGATAAGTGGATCGTGGTCGGTGGCGCCAATCAAAAACACTGGCTGCGCACGCTCGAAGTATTGGGCGCGACCGAACTTTCGCGGGATCCGCGCTTTGCGACCGGCGGCGACCGGATGGCACATCTGAAGGAGCTGGAAGCCCTGCTGTCTGCGCGCTTTCGCACCCAGCCCGCCGCCTACTGGCTGGATGCGCTCGAGGAAGTGGGCGTCCCCTGCGGCCCCGTCAACGACATGCTCCAGGCGCTTGCCGACCCCCAGACGATCGCCCGCGAAATGGTGGTTGAAGTCGAGCATTCATCGCTGGGCAACGTCAAAACGATGGGATTGC is part of the Bradyrhizobium erythrophlei genome and encodes:
- a CDS encoding CaiB/BaiF CoA transferase family protein, coding for MGPLTGLKVVDLTHVMAGPTCTLMLADMGAEVIKIEKIPAGDDTRYMVPPRIGDEAASFLMMNRNKKGIALDLKTAGGAKVLRRLIGSADVLVENFGPGVMDRLGFGYAEIAKEHPALIYCSLSGFGRTGPYKHRRGFDLVAQAMSGIMSFTGEKPDGPPVKCGAPLSDITAGILAALGILAAYTHRLKTGKGQWVETSLFEAALVQTYWQAAIALATGVAPKAMGSAHPLNAPYQAFEASDKWIVVGGANQKHWLRTLEVLGATELSRDPRFATGGDRMAHLKELEALLSARFRTQPAAYWLDALEEVGVPCGPVNDMLQALADPQTIAREMVVEVEHSSLGNVKTMGLPIKFSATPGKVRSGAPRYGEHTGAILSAYGFDADEIAALQQEGAIAAAGPIKDEVS